In Propionicimonas paludicola, a single window of DNA contains:
- a CDS encoding DivIVA domain-containing protein — translation MTLTLEQVRQTRFHLARRNGYEPVDVDNFVDKVEATLSQLTEENGSLKKQLEALSSSEPSSIFVPGDNAEADKLRSELSARQRELETVRGQLAEAQAAAEKAKAELAEAQGLLANTKAAASKSGADAQAAAQAAQAAAAAQAKAEIESLRAELAEAKQAAAAAAAAPVVDGPSGKVENIIVTNSAEASPAVTRLLQMATEQAERLVGESQVDADRIVSSARAEAETVIDSANRKAHEALTDARTRADRIESEARVNAEKLTSDAQAKADQVTGEADALRTELFSALEAERDSLRGKVDRLRSFEQSYRSTLANHLQSQLRSLNEVTLQPGDVPEILTEPGPGSATPRLDALLNESN, via the coding sequence ATGACCCTGACCCTCGAGCAGGTCCGCCAGACCCGCTTCCACCTGGCTCGACGAAACGGCTACGAGCCCGTCGACGTCGACAACTTCGTCGACAAGGTAGAGGCGACTCTCTCCCAGCTCACTGAAGAGAACGGCAGCCTGAAGAAGCAGCTCGAGGCGCTGTCCAGCTCCGAACCGTCCAGCATCTTCGTCCCGGGCGACAACGCCGAGGCCGACAAGCTGCGCTCTGAGCTGTCAGCTCGTCAGCGGGAACTTGAGACCGTGCGCGGCCAGCTGGCCGAAGCACAGGCCGCCGCCGAGAAGGCCAAGGCCGAACTCGCCGAGGCGCAGGGGCTGCTGGCAAACACCAAGGCCGCTGCCTCGAAGTCCGGCGCGGACGCTCAGGCGGCCGCACAGGCCGCTCAGGCCGCCGCTGCGGCCCAGGCCAAGGCAGAGATCGAGTCGCTGCGTGCTGAGCTCGCTGAGGCCAAGCAGGCCGCTGCTGCGGCTGCTGCAGCTCCGGTGGTGGACGGCCCGAGCGGCAAGGTCGAGAACATCATCGTCACCAACTCCGCCGAAGCCTCGCCGGCGGTCACCCGGTTGCTGCAGATGGCGACCGAGCAGGCCGAGCGGCTGGTCGGTGAGTCCCAGGTGGACGCCGATCGGATCGTCAGCAGCGCCCGCGCCGAAGCGGAGACCGTCATCGACAGCGCGAACCGCAAGGCGCACGAGGCCCTCACCGATGCGCGCACTCGCGCCGACCGGATCGAGTCCGAAGCCCGTGTGAACGCCGAGAAGCTCACCTCTGACGCACAGGCCAAAGCCGATCAGGTGACCGGCGAGGCGGACGCCCTGCGCACCGAGCTGTTCAGCGCGTTGGAGGCCGAGCGGGATTCGCTGCGTGGCAAGGTCGATCGCCTGCGTTCGTTCGAGCAGAGCTACCGCAGCACGCTGGCCAACCACCTGCAGAGCCAGCTCCGTTCGCTCAACGAGGTGACCTTGCAGCCCGGCGA